Proteins found in one Apostichopus japonicus isolate 1M-3 chromosome 16, ASM3797524v1, whole genome shotgun sequence genomic segment:
- the LOC139982909 gene encoding uncharacterized protein isoform X2, giving the protein MTAINDANTEEGEGECVKSGIVPTLTFSQSGDVFYEVLRRQGFICTLESRTAICQPCPPGSYGNKSGQCTPCPAGGFYQDDIGNNSCRHCPNGSFVKNGTGTSSSQCILCPEGTKQSTFAGYRACPCKENYTRLHRFEKCSVCLEEGLDCSQDYKALLPGYYWNWTFPKASLKEYSNFVLNLQTENVHYDQSTVEYEQLIPRVFACSSPENCENNNSHEVNEIAGSCAVGYRGWLCSKCVKGYYSVLGFCLPCPNIVWVCFEISMTVCIFIIFLVFVIVNSKKQNRSKEGRTIADIVSSRVKIVLGFYQVVGELFEAFHSVSWAGVLHYVGEWISVLEFNILRLIVKPHCLHEKLSLNPKIEFKIALLFPIVVILIAFACQQMFRVYFKCRKRYDAHNLKFRLAETRSALSTYVLLIIFVTYPSTCDIIFSLYPGACDTFEVYKENDISITLLRADYDIVCSDLLYYQIFAFLATLLYVISFPVLLFLFLSKYIKRQRDNEHVSEPDTNHQLNSEDNLTSEPIALNRSESNEETHDIPVWLNFLCENFKPGFWFWEILELARKVTQTMLITLLGWDDPLTKLITIGVSVLFLTLHVKFSPMKSPFEQRLQLFSLAVIFVKVLFAAVPMSSDYGNYISIGIITLDAAIIVIVSGEAILPAYRYIKRRCQRKYIDYLSM; this is encoded by the exons ATGACTGCCATCAACGACGCAAATacggaggagggggaggg TGAATGCGTTAAAAGCGGTATTGTCCCTACACTGACGTTCAGTCAATCTGGAGATGTCTTTTATGAGGTTCTAAGACGCCAAGGTTTTATCTGTACATTGGAATCTCGGACAGCCATATGTCAACCGTGCCCCCCTGGTAGCTATGGCAACAAAAGTGGTCAATGTACACCTTGCCCTGCAG GTGGTTTTTATCAAGATGATATCGGTAACAATTCTTGCAGGCACTGTCCTAATGGTAGCTTCGTTAAAAATGGAACTGGCACGTCATCATCGCAGTGCATATTGTGTCCCGAAGGAACTAAACAAAGTACTTTCGCTGGATACCGAGCCTGTCCCTGCAAAGAGAACTATACTCGCTTACATCGATTCGAGAAATGCTCAGTATGTCTAGAAGAAGGACTGGATTGTTCTCAAGATTACAAGGCTCTTTTACCAGGCTATTACTGGAATTGGACATTTCCCAAAGCAAGTCTAAAGGAATATTCTAATTTTGTACTGAATCTACAAACTGAAAATGTACATTATGATCAATCCACCGTTGAATATGAACAATTGATTCCCAGAGTATTTGCTTGTTCGAGCCCTGAAAACTGTGAGAATAATAACAGTCATGAAGTTAATGAAATAGCTGGTTCATGTGCGGTGGGTTATAGAGGATGGCTTTGTAGTAAGTGTGTGAAGGGATATTATTCTGTCTTAGGATTTTGCCTTCCGTGTCCAAATATTGTATGGGTTTGTTTTGAAATCAGTATGACTGTTTGTATTTTCATCATATTCCTAGTGTTTGTGATTGTGAACAGCAAGAAGCAGAATCGTTCAAAAGAAGGGAGAACCATAGCAGACATTGTATCATCTAGGGTCAAAATTGTTCTAGGTTTTTATCAGGTTGTAGGTGAGCTATTCGAGGCATTTCACAGTGTCAGTTGGGCTGGAGTATTACATTATGTTGGAGAATGGATTTCGGTACttgaatttaacattttgaGGTTGATTGTGAAACCACATTGCTTACACGAGAAGCTATCATTGAATCCTAAGATCGAATTTAAAATCGCTCTCTTGTTTCCCATTGTCGTAATTTTAATTGCGTTTGCTTGTCAACAAATGTTTAGAGTCTACTTCAAGTGCAGAAAACGCTACGATGCGCATAATCTTAAATTTAGGCTTGCCGAAACGAGATCTGCACTATCAACGTATGTCCTGTTAATTATATTTGTGACATATCCATCAACTTGTGACATCATATTCAGTTTGTACCCTGGTGCCTGTGATACATTTGAGGTttacaaagaaaatgatatttcaatCACTCTGCTTCGCGCTGATTATGACATTGTATGTAGTGATCTCCTCTATTACCAGATATTTGCTTTTCTTGCTACTCTTCTCTATGTTATATCTTTTCCTGTAttgctcttcctttttttgagtAAATATATCAAGAGACAGCGTGATAACGAACATGTTTCAGAACCAGACACAAACCACCAACTCAACAGTGAAGATAACTTAACGAGCGAGCCTATCGCATTGAACAGAAGTGAGAGTAACGAAGAAACTCATGACATTCCCGTCTGGCTGAACTTTCTCTGTGAGAATTTCAAACCCGGATTTTGGTTTTGGGAAATTCTGGAACTTGCCAGGAAGGTCACGCAGACAATGTTGATTACATTACTAGGATGGGATGATCCACTGACCAAGTTAATTACTATCGGTGTGTCTGTGTTGTTCCTCACACTCCACGTGAAGTTTTCACCAATGAAGAGCCCTTTTGAACAACGATTACAG CTCTTTTCCCTCGCTGTGATTTTTGTCAAGGTTCTGTTCGCTGCTGTTCCTATGTCCAGTGACTACGGAAATTACATATCAATTGGTATTATAACTTTAGACGCGGCCATTATAGTTATTGTTTCAG GTGAGGCAATACTTCCCGCGTACCGTTACATCAAAAGACGCTGTCAAAGAAAATACATCGACTACCTTTCCATGTAA
- the LOC139982909 gene encoding uncharacterized protein isoform X1, with translation MPNQMKLLLSCGYLKSLPMPNRNITSECVKSGIVPTLTFSQSGDVFYEVLRRQGFICTLESRTAICQPCPPGSYGNKSGQCTPCPAGGFYQDDIGNNSCRHCPNGSFVKNGTGTSSSQCILCPEGTKQSTFAGYRACPCKENYTRLHRFEKCSVCLEEGLDCSQDYKALLPGYYWNWTFPKASLKEYSNFVLNLQTENVHYDQSTVEYEQLIPRVFACSSPENCENNNSHEVNEIAGSCAVGYRGWLCSKCVKGYYSVLGFCLPCPNIVWVCFEISMTVCIFIIFLVFVIVNSKKQNRSKEGRTIADIVSSRVKIVLGFYQVVGELFEAFHSVSWAGVLHYVGEWISVLEFNILRLIVKPHCLHEKLSLNPKIEFKIALLFPIVVILIAFACQQMFRVYFKCRKRYDAHNLKFRLAETRSALSTYVLLIIFVTYPSTCDIIFSLYPGACDTFEVYKENDISITLLRADYDIVCSDLLYYQIFAFLATLLYVISFPVLLFLFLSKYIKRQRDNEHVSEPDTNHQLNSEDNLTSEPIALNRSESNEETHDIPVWLNFLCENFKPGFWFWEILELARKVTQTMLITLLGWDDPLTKLITIGVSVLFLTLHVKFSPMKSPFEQRLQLFSLAVIFVKVLFAAVPMSSDYGNYISIGIITLDAAIIVIVSGEAILPAYRYIKRRCQRKYIDYLSM, from the exons ATGCCCAATCAGATGAAACT ACTGCTTAGCTGTGGTTACCTGAAGTCTTTACCGATGCCAAACAGAAATATCACAAG TGAATGCGTTAAAAGCGGTATTGTCCCTACACTGACGTTCAGTCAATCTGGAGATGTCTTTTATGAGGTTCTAAGACGCCAAGGTTTTATCTGTACATTGGAATCTCGGACAGCCATATGTCAACCGTGCCCCCCTGGTAGCTATGGCAACAAAAGTGGTCAATGTACACCTTGCCCTGCAG GTGGTTTTTATCAAGATGATATCGGTAACAATTCTTGCAGGCACTGTCCTAATGGTAGCTTCGTTAAAAATGGAACTGGCACGTCATCATCGCAGTGCATATTGTGTCCCGAAGGAACTAAACAAAGTACTTTCGCTGGATACCGAGCCTGTCCCTGCAAAGAGAACTATACTCGCTTACATCGATTCGAGAAATGCTCAGTATGTCTAGAAGAAGGACTGGATTGTTCTCAAGATTACAAGGCTCTTTTACCAGGCTATTACTGGAATTGGACATTTCCCAAAGCAAGTCTAAAGGAATATTCTAATTTTGTACTGAATCTACAAACTGAAAATGTACATTATGATCAATCCACCGTTGAATATGAACAATTGATTCCCAGAGTATTTGCTTGTTCGAGCCCTGAAAACTGTGAGAATAATAACAGTCATGAAGTTAATGAAATAGCTGGTTCATGTGCGGTGGGTTATAGAGGATGGCTTTGTAGTAAGTGTGTGAAGGGATATTATTCTGTCTTAGGATTTTGCCTTCCGTGTCCAAATATTGTATGGGTTTGTTTTGAAATCAGTATGACTGTTTGTATTTTCATCATATTCCTAGTGTTTGTGATTGTGAACAGCAAGAAGCAGAATCGTTCAAAAGAAGGGAGAACCATAGCAGACATTGTATCATCTAGGGTCAAAATTGTTCTAGGTTTTTATCAGGTTGTAGGTGAGCTATTCGAGGCATTTCACAGTGTCAGTTGGGCTGGAGTATTACATTATGTTGGAGAATGGATTTCGGTACttgaatttaacattttgaGGTTGATTGTGAAACCACATTGCTTACACGAGAAGCTATCATTGAATCCTAAGATCGAATTTAAAATCGCTCTCTTGTTTCCCATTGTCGTAATTTTAATTGCGTTTGCTTGTCAACAAATGTTTAGAGTCTACTTCAAGTGCAGAAAACGCTACGATGCGCATAATCTTAAATTTAGGCTTGCCGAAACGAGATCTGCACTATCAACGTATGTCCTGTTAATTATATTTGTGACATATCCATCAACTTGTGACATCATATTCAGTTTGTACCCTGGTGCCTGTGATACATTTGAGGTttacaaagaaaatgatatttcaatCACTCTGCTTCGCGCTGATTATGACATTGTATGTAGTGATCTCCTCTATTACCAGATATTTGCTTTTCTTGCTACTCTTCTCTATGTTATATCTTTTCCTGTAttgctcttcctttttttgagtAAATATATCAAGAGACAGCGTGATAACGAACATGTTTCAGAACCAGACACAAACCACCAACTCAACAGTGAAGATAACTTAACGAGCGAGCCTATCGCATTGAACAGAAGTGAGAGTAACGAAGAAACTCATGACATTCCCGTCTGGCTGAACTTTCTCTGTGAGAATTTCAAACCCGGATTTTGGTTTTGGGAAATTCTGGAACTTGCCAGGAAGGTCACGCAGACAATGTTGATTACATTACTAGGATGGGATGATCCACTGACCAAGTTAATTACTATCGGTGTGTCTGTGTTGTTCCTCACACTCCACGTGAAGTTTTCACCAATGAAGAGCCCTTTTGAACAACGATTACAG CTCTTTTCCCTCGCTGTGATTTTTGTCAAGGTTCTGTTCGCTGCTGTTCCTATGTCCAGTGACTACGGAAATTACATATCAATTGGTATTATAACTTTAGACGCGGCCATTATAGTTATTGTTTCAG GTGAGGCAATACTTCCCGCGTACCGTTACATCAAAAGACGCTGTCAAAGAAAATACATCGACTACCTTTCCATGTAA
- the LOC139982909 gene encoding uncharacterized protein isoform X3, translating into MYTLPCRHCPNGSFVKNGTGTSSSQCILCPEGTKQSTFAGYRACPCKENYTRLHRFEKCSVCLEEGLDCSQDYKALLPGYYWNWTFPKASLKEYSNFVLNLQTENVHYDQSTVEYEQLIPRVFACSSPENCENNNSHEVNEIAGSCAVGYRGWLCSKCVKGYYSVLGFCLPCPNIVWVCFEISMTVCIFIIFLVFVIVNSKKQNRSKEGRTIADIVSSRVKIVLGFYQVVGELFEAFHSVSWAGVLHYVGEWISVLEFNILRLIVKPHCLHEKLSLNPKIEFKIALLFPIVVILIAFACQQMFRVYFKCRKRYDAHNLKFRLAETRSALSTYVLLIIFVTYPSTCDIIFSLYPGACDTFEVYKENDISITLLRADYDIVCSDLLYYQIFAFLATLLYVISFPVLLFLFLSKYIKRQRDNEHVSEPDTNHQLNSEDNLTSEPIALNRSESNEETHDIPVWLNFLCENFKPGFWFWEILELARKVTQTMLITLLGWDDPLTKLITIGVSVLFLTLHVKFSPMKSPFEQRLQLFSLAVIFVKVLFAAVPMSSDYGNYISIGIITLDAAIIVIVSGEAILPAYRYIKRRCQRKYIDYLSM; encoded by the exons ATGTACACCTTGCCCTGCAG GCACTGTCCTAATGGTAGCTTCGTTAAAAATGGAACTGGCACGTCATCATCGCAGTGCATATTGTGTCCCGAAGGAACTAAACAAAGTACTTTCGCTGGATACCGAGCCTGTCCCTGCAAAGAGAACTATACTCGCTTACATCGATTCGAGAAATGCTCAGTATGTCTAGAAGAAGGACTGGATTGTTCTCAAGATTACAAGGCTCTTTTACCAGGCTATTACTGGAATTGGACATTTCCCAAAGCAAGTCTAAAGGAATATTCTAATTTTGTACTGAATCTACAAACTGAAAATGTACATTATGATCAATCCACCGTTGAATATGAACAATTGATTCCCAGAGTATTTGCTTGTTCGAGCCCTGAAAACTGTGAGAATAATAACAGTCATGAAGTTAATGAAATAGCTGGTTCATGTGCGGTGGGTTATAGAGGATGGCTTTGTAGTAAGTGTGTGAAGGGATATTATTCTGTCTTAGGATTTTGCCTTCCGTGTCCAAATATTGTATGGGTTTGTTTTGAAATCAGTATGACTGTTTGTATTTTCATCATATTCCTAGTGTTTGTGATTGTGAACAGCAAGAAGCAGAATCGTTCAAAAGAAGGGAGAACCATAGCAGACATTGTATCATCTAGGGTCAAAATTGTTCTAGGTTTTTATCAGGTTGTAGGTGAGCTATTCGAGGCATTTCACAGTGTCAGTTGGGCTGGAGTATTACATTATGTTGGAGAATGGATTTCGGTACttgaatttaacattttgaGGTTGATTGTGAAACCACATTGCTTACACGAGAAGCTATCATTGAATCCTAAGATCGAATTTAAAATCGCTCTCTTGTTTCCCATTGTCGTAATTTTAATTGCGTTTGCTTGTCAACAAATGTTTAGAGTCTACTTCAAGTGCAGAAAACGCTACGATGCGCATAATCTTAAATTTAGGCTTGCCGAAACGAGATCTGCACTATCAACGTATGTCCTGTTAATTATATTTGTGACATATCCATCAACTTGTGACATCATATTCAGTTTGTACCCTGGTGCCTGTGATACATTTGAGGTttacaaagaaaatgatatttcaatCACTCTGCTTCGCGCTGATTATGACATTGTATGTAGTGATCTCCTCTATTACCAGATATTTGCTTTTCTTGCTACTCTTCTCTATGTTATATCTTTTCCTGTAttgctcttcctttttttgagtAAATATATCAAGAGACAGCGTGATAACGAACATGTTTCAGAACCAGACACAAACCACCAACTCAACAGTGAAGATAACTTAACGAGCGAGCCTATCGCATTGAACAGAAGTGAGAGTAACGAAGAAACTCATGACATTCCCGTCTGGCTGAACTTTCTCTGTGAGAATTTCAAACCCGGATTTTGGTTTTGGGAAATTCTGGAACTTGCCAGGAAGGTCACGCAGACAATGTTGATTACATTACTAGGATGGGATGATCCACTGACCAAGTTAATTACTATCGGTGTGTCTGTGTTGTTCCTCACACTCCACGTGAAGTTTTCACCAATGAAGAGCCCTTTTGAACAACGATTACAG CTCTTTTCCCTCGCTGTGATTTTTGTCAAGGTTCTGTTCGCTGCTGTTCCTATGTCCAGTGACTACGGAAATTACATATCAATTGGTATTATAACTTTAGACGCGGCCATTATAGTTATTGTTTCAG GTGAGGCAATACTTCCCGCGTACCGTTACATCAAAAGACGCTGTCAAAGAAAATACATCGACTACCTTTCCATGTAA